A single Anatilimnocola floriformis DNA region contains:
- a CDS encoding WD40 repeat domain-containing protein produces MKIDNPKLLWQLTFEGNWPSAVAFLGSGRKLAAANQDGQMFVWDLPEQPPEKFEAEKNSERKAPNHSPSRRLDGHTNGVTQLRATRDGKLLISASLDHSIRFWKPLEASAGQADAILDMDARRSKAKREKKPELLTAPGVTIETMTAATVLDAHKDWVMSLGMSDDERRFISGDGQSAVITWDAATAKEITRWKGFAWNWIQAAALSPDGQLAGVSEFSYKRDDFDIPAAALKINDVSTGELKHDVAKIQLPKIDTAKTSYDAAQTWRKFFSNGLVCLEFSPDGKLMAAGQGGENDKGKVHIVEVESGKVLREISGHQYGVTDCKFSADSQLLVSTGRDTTVRITQVSDGKEVAALGSSRGGQFKDWLSAVSISPDQQMIAAADIAGMIQIWKLA; encoded by the coding sequence ATGAAAATCGACAACCCGAAACTTCTCTGGCAACTCACCTTCGAAGGCAATTGGCCGAGCGCGGTTGCGTTTCTCGGTTCTGGTCGCAAGCTGGCCGCGGCGAACCAAGACGGCCAGATGTTTGTCTGGGATCTGCCGGAGCAACCGCCGGAAAAGTTTGAAGCCGAAAAAAACAGTGAGCGCAAAGCGCCGAATCATTCTCCATCGCGCCGACTCGATGGTCATACGAATGGCGTTACACAGTTGCGAGCCACGCGCGACGGCAAGTTGCTCATTTCGGCGAGTCTTGATCACAGCATTCGCTTTTGGAAACCGCTCGAAGCGTCCGCCGGCCAAGCCGATGCCATTCTTGATATGGATGCTCGCCGCAGCAAAGCCAAGCGTGAAAAGAAGCCCGAGTTGCTCACCGCTCCCGGCGTGACGATCGAAACGATGACGGCAGCGACGGTGCTCGACGCGCACAAAGATTGGGTCATGTCGCTAGGAATGAGTGATGACGAACGGCGGTTCATCAGCGGTGACGGACAGTCAGCCGTGATTACTTGGGATGCAGCGACCGCGAAAGAGATCACTCGTTGGAAAGGTTTTGCCTGGAACTGGATTCAAGCGGCTGCTTTGTCCCCCGATGGTCAGCTCGCCGGCGTAAGTGAGTTCAGTTACAAGCGCGACGACTTCGATATTCCCGCCGCGGCTCTCAAGATTAATGATGTCAGCACCGGCGAACTGAAGCACGACGTGGCCAAGATCCAGCTGCCGAAAATCGATACGGCGAAGACCAGCTACGATGCGGCCCAGACCTGGCGCAAGTTCTTTTCGAACGGCCTCGTTTGCCTTGAATTCTCACCCGATGGCAAGCTGATGGCTGCGGGCCAAGGGGGCGAAAATGACAAAGGCAAAGTGCATATCGTCGAAGTCGAGAGCGGCAAGGTTCTGCGTGAGATCTCGGGGCACCAATACGGCGTGACTGATTGTAAATTCTCAGCCGATAGCCAGCTGCTCGTCAGCACGGGGCGCGATACCACGGTCCGCATTACGCAAGTCAGCGACGGCAAAGAAGTCGCAGCGCTGGGCAGTTCGCGCGGTGGTCAGTTCAAAGATTGGCTCTCCGCAGTTTCCATTTCACCCGATCAGCAAATGATTGCTGCGGCAGACATCGCCGGGATGATTCAAATCTGGAAGCTCGCCTAG
- a CDS encoding DUF1501 domain-containing protein, giving the protein MFGQCTPAEHMSRRALMKGALGVAGGGVVMNWGGLTQTALGAEVAKAKKHCIYLFMNGGCSQFETFDMKVGRPTGGPFRPISTNVAGTQVCELMPKMSQQMDNIAVIRSMRTSQVDHPGGIYLMHTGYAPTPNVRFPEMGAIVAKYQGQEQTDLPNFIKIFGHGDAGAGFLGPRYQSFALSPDGQLPTFSGSGMAPDKELRRHEVRQFLEDQFAANHKSEVAKMHRESYEAARRLGAVKDVFKIDTEWEKYRELYGDSAMGRRMLLARRLVEAGVPFVEVGQSSYDTHGDNFTGHKGLLPPMEHAWAGLITDLKQRGLFDDTLIVWAGEIGRTPSINNRAGRDHYVRAWSTALAGCGVKGGLVYGSTDEEGHDVKDNPVTEGDFFATIYKALGIDPKIENYTGVRPIPLAPFGSKVVSDLLS; this is encoded by the coding sequence ATGTTCGGACAATGCACTCCCGCAGAACATATGTCGCGTCGCGCGCTGATGAAGGGGGCCCTCGGCGTGGCCGGCGGCGGCGTGGTGATGAATTGGGGTGGACTGACACAGACAGCGCTCGGAGCCGAAGTCGCCAAAGCGAAGAAGCACTGCATTTATCTGTTCATGAATGGTGGCTGCAGCCAATTTGAAACGTTCGACATGAAAGTCGGGCGGCCGACCGGCGGGCCATTCCGGCCCATCTCGACAAACGTCGCCGGGACGCAGGTTTGTGAGCTGATGCCCAAGATGTCGCAGCAGATGGACAACATCGCCGTCATCCGTTCGATGCGAACCAGCCAGGTCGATCACCCCGGCGGCATTTATTTGATGCATACGGGCTATGCGCCGACGCCGAACGTCCGCTTTCCGGAGATGGGTGCGATCGTGGCCAAGTATCAAGGCCAAGAACAGACCGATCTGCCAAACTTTATCAAGATATTTGGTCATGGCGATGCCGGCGCGGGTTTTCTCGGGCCGCGTTATCAATCGTTTGCTCTCAGTCCTGATGGACAGCTGCCGACGTTCTCAGGTTCGGGGATGGCGCCCGATAAAGAGTTGCGACGGCATGAAGTGCGGCAGTTTCTCGAAGATCAATTCGCGGCCAATCACAAGTCGGAAGTGGCCAAGATGCACCGCGAATCGTACGAAGCGGCCCGCCGCCTCGGCGCGGTGAAAGACGTCTTCAAGATCGACACCGAGTGGGAAAAATATCGCGAGCTGTATGGCGACAGTGCGATGGGCCGGCGCATGTTGCTCGCTCGCCGATTGGTGGAAGCCGGTGTGCCGTTTGTCGAAGTGGGCCAAAGCAGCTACGACACGCACGGCGACAATTTCACTGGTCACAAGGGACTGCTACCGCCTATGGAACATGCCTGGGCAGGGCTCATCACCGATCTGAAGCAGCGTGGATTGTTCGATGACACACTGATTGTCTGGGCGGGTGAAATCGGCCGGACTCCGAGCATCAACAACCGCGCGGGTCGCGACCACTACGTTCGCGCCTGGTCGACAGCGCTGGCCGGTTGCGGCGTGAAGGGTGGTCTCGTGTACGGCTCGACCGACGAGGAAGGGCACGATGTGAAGGACAATCCTGTGACCGAAGGGGACTTCTTCGCCACGATTTACAAAGCCCTCGGAATTGATCCGAAGATTGAGAATTACACCGGCGTAAGACCGATTCCGCTCGCGCCGTTTGGGTCCAAGGTGGTGAGTGACCTTCTCTCTTGA
- a CDS encoding DUF1549 domain-containing protein codes for MNLSFHRLLAIALVGVLSYCDQAKAEEKVLREIIDSEISAAWLKQSVTPTQRTSDAEFLRRVYLDLTGVIPTYAEAAEFLKDESSDKRQKLIDKLLDSPRYALHQADLWDLILFGRNPPGFGTERREGIQGWLKNQFAANAPYDKMIKQLLRAEGNSVEQGPAMYYVQYRNQPEDLNEKVTQTFLGVQLQCARCHDHPFDDWKQTDFFGMAAFFARLTVAEVGKKDNLTLYAVGEKMTGEVLFTGPAKDQAPGKKGEPIKPKFLHGDALAEPALPDGFKEPKVEGNKLPPTPSFSRRDQLVDWITKADNPYFARAIANRIWGQYFGRGIVHPVDNLSPANAPSHPALLETLTGWLVAHQFDLKALTREFLNSNTYQLSSAGSNGEAFPLWFQHGRTRPLSAEELAESWRLATGYEESSKDKEKDKSRFHPLTRDYVVRYFGTPTNGTGDFQGGLAEHLYLNNGQLSSLFSTAAGGLFATLSDKEKAANEKIDRLFLQTLSRLPSAAERERFEPLMASGEKTEDIRRDLVWSLITCSEFRFNH; via the coding sequence ATGAATCTCTCCTTCCACCGGCTGCTCGCAATTGCCCTTGTGGGCGTGCTCTCCTACTGCGACCAGGCAAAGGCCGAGGAGAAGGTCCTTCGCGAGATCATCGATTCGGAGATCTCGGCGGCTTGGCTGAAGCAATCGGTTACGCCAACGCAACGGACCAGCGACGCGGAATTTTTGCGGCGGGTTTACCTCGATCTGACCGGTGTGATTCCCACGTATGCCGAAGCGGCAGAGTTTTTGAAGGATGAAAGCAGCGACAAGCGGCAGAAGCTGATCGATAAGTTGCTCGACTCGCCGCGGTACGCGCTCCATCAAGCTGATCTGTGGGATTTAATCCTGTTCGGCCGCAATCCACCAGGTTTTGGCACCGAGCGGCGCGAGGGGATTCAAGGTTGGCTGAAAAATCAGTTCGCGGCGAACGCACCTTATGACAAGATGATCAAGCAATTGCTGCGGGCCGAGGGGAACTCGGTCGAGCAAGGTCCGGCGATGTATTACGTGCAATATCGCAATCAGCCGGAGGATCTGAATGAGAAAGTGACGCAAACATTCCTCGGCGTGCAGTTGCAATGCGCCCGCTGCCACGATCATCCGTTTGACGATTGGAAGCAGACCGACTTTTTCGGCATGGCAGCGTTTTTCGCTCGTCTGACAGTCGCCGAGGTCGGCAAAAAGGACAACCTCACACTGTACGCTGTCGGCGAGAAGATGACCGGCGAAGTTCTTTTTACCGGCCCGGCCAAGGACCAGGCGCCGGGGAAGAAGGGTGAGCCGATCAAGCCGAAGTTTTTGCATGGCGATGCGCTCGCCGAGCCGGCGCTGCCGGATGGTTTCAAGGAGCCGAAAGTCGAGGGGAATAAGTTGCCGCCGACGCCGAGTTTTTCGCGGCGCGATCAGCTCGTTGATTGGATTACGAAGGCCGACAATCCGTACTTTGCCCGCGCAATCGCCAATCGGATTTGGGGCCAGTACTTCGGCCGCGGCATTGTGCATCCCGTCGACAATCTGAGCCCTGCAAATGCCCCGAGTCATCCGGCGCTACTCGAGACGCTCACCGGTTGGCTGGTCGCGCATCAGTTCGATCTGAAAGCGCTGACGCGCGAGTTTCTCAATAGCAATACCTATCAGCTGTCGAGCGCAGGCAGCAACGGCGAGGCGTTTCCGTTGTGGTTTCAGCATGGCCGAACGCGGCCGCTATCGGCCGAAGAACTCGCCGAGAGTTGGCGATTGGCAACTGGGTATGAGGAATCGAGCAAAGATAAGGAAAAAGACAAAAGCCGTTTCCATCCTCTCACTCGCGATTATGTCGTGCGCTACTTCGGCACGCCGACGAACGGCACTGGTGATTTTCAGGGTGGTCTGGCGGAGCACTTGTATTTGAACAATGGCCAACTGAGTAGCCTATTTTCAACGGCGGCCGGTGGATTGTTTGCAACCCTTAGCGACAAAGAAAAAGCGGCGAACGAGAAAATCGATCGGCTGTTTTTGCAAACGCTGAGTCGACTCCCGTCAGCTGCCGAGCGCGAACGTTTCGAGCCGCTGATGGCGAGTGGTGAAAAAACGGAAGACATTCGCCGTGATTTGGTTTGGTCACTGATTACTTGCAGTGAGTTTCGATTCAATCATTGA
- a CDS encoding GntR family transcriptional regulator, with translation MAKRSAKSDAKLLSFTPPPSSDMPRLDRPLSLSAQVERLLRQSIAEGRFAGGKLPTEIELAEQLGVSRETVRLAAEVLQREGLLVKIRRKGTFTREQPRTMQLRGPESTVLAFLQATYPGSLGAEEAVTSEINALMLHGAVAEAGTAGWELLVREAASEQMRPAFERLKQKVVLSGIIFASFGEEKLLRRVMGLGIPIVLLDHVAHLPQISSVGEDSTGAARTAVQHLVELGHRRIAIAYWRRTDLNPWRLEGYRTGLRDAGIARKRSWEIPAELTERGAKLVVKQFLDLSPRPTAIYCFNNTLAHRIITAFRAQSIRIPEDISVLGGGGEEVGDLTCHQADWQQMGRQAVQLLMSRVDSPSAKEPEQLLFPHQLRAGTTTGRAEA, from the coding sequence ATGGCCAAACGCTCCGCCAAATCTGACGCCAAACTTTTGTCCTTCACTCCGCCGCCGAGCAGCGACATGCCGCGGCTTGATCGGCCGTTGTCTCTCTCGGCGCAGGTCGAACGCTTGCTCCGCCAATCGATCGCCGAAGGAAGGTTCGCCGGCGGCAAATTGCCGACAGAAATCGAACTGGCCGAACAACTGGGCGTGAGTCGCGAAACGGTGCGTCTCGCCGCGGAAGTGCTGCAGCGCGAAGGACTACTCGTAAAAATCCGCCGCAAGGGAACCTTCACGCGCGAACAGCCGAGGACAATGCAGCTGCGCGGACCAGAATCAACGGTCCTGGCATTTCTGCAAGCGACTTATCCCGGTTCGCTTGGCGCGGAAGAAGCAGTCACCTCCGAGATCAACGCGCTGATGCTGCACGGCGCTGTCGCCGAAGCAGGCACTGCAGGCTGGGAACTGCTGGTACGTGAAGCAGCCAGCGAGCAGATGCGGCCCGCGTTCGAGCGACTGAAACAAAAGGTCGTTCTTAGCGGCATCATCTTCGCCTCCTTCGGTGAGGAAAAACTGCTCCGGCGCGTGATGGGACTCGGCATTCCGATCGTGCTGCTCGATCACGTGGCTCATCTGCCGCAGATCAGTTCCGTGGGTGAAGACTCGACCGGTGCAGCGCGAACTGCCGTGCAACATTTGGTCGAGTTGGGGCATCGGCGCATCGCCATTGCTTATTGGCGGCGGACCGATCTCAATCCCTGGCGACTCGAAGGTTATCGCACCGGCCTGCGCGACGCCGGCATTGCCCGTAAACGCTCCTGGGAAATCCCCGCCGAACTCACTGAGCGAGGCGCGAAGCTCGTCGTCAAACAATTTCTCGATCTGTCGCCCCGGCCCACTGCAATCTACTGCTTCAATAACACGCTGGCCCACCGCATCATCACCGCCTTCCGCGCGCAATCGATTCGCATCCCCGAAGACATCAGTGTGCTCGGCGGCGGCGGCGAAGAAGTCGGCGATCTAACCTGCCATCAAGCTGACTGGCAACAGATGGGTCGGCAGGCTGTGCAGTTGCTGATGAGTCGTGTCGATTCGCCTAGCGCGAAAGAACCAGAGCAGTTGCTGTTTCCACATCAACTGCGGGCAGGGACCACAACTGGCCGAGCAGAGGCGTGA
- a CDS encoding PQQ-binding-like beta-propeller repeat protein — protein sequence MTKPRSKRPTLADRYPALQSWFVPLSILLVVGLLIVFIHAGWFKFTMMPANEILVLVGALNFLLYCWVRGFSAWPLQSQMIAITTLVATQAGALQMVRLDGFAGDGRPIWEWRFKPTPRQLLEEHQQKRRDDPEPEKIDLTRTTQFDSPGFRGEFRDGVARNEAFAIDWQAEPPRELWRQPIGSGWSSFAVVGEYAVTMEQRGEDETTVCYEINTGRQAWEHRERSRFYEVTSGEGPRATPTIHNGCVFSLGATGILNCLDVATGKPKWTVNILTDNQAENRIFGVTGSPLIVGSHVIVNSGGRDSSLSAYDLATGERVWKGGASRASYSSPQLANFLTSQQVLDFNADGLAAHNLATGELLWQVPWVSNPAERNNVCQPVVLNEIDGRRGDFIFIASGYGMGCALLEVTQHAGKWQAEERWRNRNLKAKFSSVVVHDGHVYGFDEAILTCLDLTTGRRCWKGGRYNYGQLLLAGSHLLVQLESGEVAIVQADPEKFTELSRFTALRSRTWNHPVLVGRRLLVRNDREAACFELPIARNAAIEE from the coding sequence ATGACCAAGCCGCGCAGCAAACGCCCGACACTCGCCGACCGCTATCCAGCACTCCAAAGTTGGTTCGTGCCACTATCGATCCTGCTCGTTGTCGGTTTGCTCATCGTCTTCATTCACGCTGGCTGGTTCAAGTTCACGATGATGCCGGCCAATGAAATTCTCGTCTTGGTCGGCGCGCTGAACTTCTTGCTTTATTGCTGGGTGCGCGGGTTTTCGGCCTGGCCATTGCAGTCGCAGATGATCGCCATCACCACTCTCGTGGCAACACAGGCGGGCGCACTTCAAATGGTGCGTTTAGACGGCTTCGCGGGGGACGGCAGACCGATCTGGGAATGGCGATTCAAGCCCACGCCGCGACAGTTGCTTGAGGAGCATCAGCAAAAACGACGCGATGATCCTGAGCCCGAGAAAATTGATCTCACGCGGACCACGCAGTTCGACAGCCCCGGCTTTCGCGGCGAGTTTCGCGATGGTGTGGCCCGGAACGAAGCCTTTGCCATCGATTGGCAGGCGGAGCCACCCCGCGAATTATGGCGACAGCCGATCGGCAGCGGTTGGTCCTCATTTGCCGTCGTCGGCGAATACGCGGTGACCATGGAACAACGGGGCGAGGATGAAACTACGGTCTGTTACGAAATCAACACTGGCCGGCAAGCATGGGAGCATCGCGAGCGGTCACGATTCTACGAAGTCACCAGTGGCGAAGGTCCCCGCGCCACGCCGACCATTCACAACGGCTGCGTCTTTTCGCTCGGCGCGACCGGCATTCTGAATTGCCTGGATGTCGCCACTGGCAAGCCAAAATGGACCGTCAACATTCTGACCGACAACCAAGCCGAGAATCGAATCTTCGGCGTGACGGGTTCGCCGCTGATCGTCGGTTCGCACGTCATCGTCAATTCCGGCGGCCGCGATAGTTCGCTGTCCGCCTATGATCTCGCGACCGGCGAGCGGGTTTGGAAGGGTGGCGCTTCGCGGGCATCCTACAGTTCGCCGCAGCTCGCCAATTTTCTAACTAGCCAGCAGGTACTCGACTTCAACGCCGATGGCCTAGCGGCGCACAATCTGGCCACCGGCGAGCTTCTCTGGCAGGTACCCTGGGTCAGCAATCCCGCCGAGCGAAACAACGTCTGTCAGCCCGTCGTATTGAATGAAATTGACGGCCGGCGTGGCGATTTCATCTTCATCGCCTCGGGCTACGGCATGGGTTGCGCATTGCTGGAGGTCACACAGCACGCCGGAAAATGGCAAGCCGAAGAACGCTGGCGCAACCGCAATCTAAAAGCCAAGTTCAGCAGCGTGGTCGTTCACGACGGTCATGTGTATGGATTTGACGAAGCCATACTCACCTGCCTCGACCTGACAACAGGTCGCCGTTGCTGGAAAGGTGGACGTTACAACTACGGTCAACTGCTGCTCGCGGGTTCGCACCTACTCGTGCAACTCGAGTCTGGCGAAGTCGCCATCGTGCAAGCCGACCCAGAAAAATTCACGGAGCTCTCGCGCTTCACGGCACTGCGGTCGCGAACGTGGAATCATCCCGTGCTCGTTGGCCGCCGACTTTTAGTTCGGAATGATCGCGAAGCGGCCTGCTTTGAACTGCCGATCGCTCGCAACGCGGCGATCGAAGAATAG
- a CDS encoding peroxidase family protein, translating to MFQVSWFSLTASKKSQARAAAAEKIKQRRLFLEGLETRTLMAADIRSFDGTGNNLTNPEWGSTGEQFIRKDDLVAYGDGVSTPAGADRPSARVISNTLANEGSVRDLDERGLSAMMYAWGQFIDHDLDLTNTATPAESFAVKVPTGDAYFDPNGTGTQTISLTRSQYDPTTGTDTSNPREQVTSITSWIDGSMIYGSDDATAASLREFAGGRMLQGEDGLLPTDATGFFMAGDVRANENPELSSLQTLFVREHNRVAADLAQKNPTWTDEQLYQAARNIVIGEVQVITYKEWLPTLLGTNAIRPYKGYDATVNPSIANEFATAAFRLGHSMLGDDIEFLDNNGEEVRDEVSLAEAFFNPTLIEDNNIDPILKYLASDPSSKIDNQVVGSVRNFLFGPPGAGGLDLASLNIQRGRDHGLADYNSLRAAYGLPKVANFAQITSDPLLQGKLQSLYGTVDNIDAWVGMLAEDHVRGASVGPLVQRVIADQFSRVRDGDRFWYQRSLSGKELQDVEKTTLADVIRRNTNLTNVQQNVFVFKVEISGRVVNDANADSLLTKNEPGLKGRTVELVDSDTLEVIAQATTDPAGRYRFDVQSGLGLGEYTVREVTPSGWTETAAPKEAIRLTRGDQRITEVNFGQTQGTATTPTTPTPPTPPAPPPPPPPTTPTTPTKPTTPTLPPAPPTAPQQPTTPPTKPTPPPPPPTAPTNPSSGGSTGSGSTGSGGSSGTSPTAPPKPSSGNSNSSGTRGIGESVGSAVRN from the coding sequence ATGTTTCAGGTATCTTGGTTTTCGCTCACCGCCTCGAAGAAGTCCCAAGCCCGCGCCGCAGCGGCTGAGAAGATCAAGCAGCGGCGGCTGTTTTTGGAAGGCTTGGAAACTCGCACGTTGATGGCGGCTGACATCCGCTCGTTCGACGGAACCGGCAACAATCTGACCAATCCCGAATGGGGCTCGACGGGCGAGCAATTCATTCGCAAGGACGATTTGGTCGCTTATGGCGATGGAGTCTCGACGCCCGCTGGAGCCGATCGGCCGAGCGCTCGGGTGATCAGCAACACGCTGGCCAATGAAGGGAGTGTGCGCGATCTGGATGAGCGCGGCTTGTCGGCGATGATGTACGCCTGGGGGCAGTTCATCGATCACGATCTGGATTTGACGAACACGGCGACACCGGCGGAGTCGTTCGCGGTGAAGGTGCCGACAGGCGATGCGTATTTCGATCCGAACGGAACGGGGACGCAAACGATTTCGCTGACGCGCTCGCAATATGATCCCACCACGGGAACCGACACGAGCAATCCGCGCGAGCAGGTGACGAGCATCACGTCGTGGATCGATGGCTCGATGATTTATGGCTCGGATGATGCGACCGCGGCCAGCCTGCGCGAGTTTGCCGGCGGTCGAATGTTGCAAGGAGAAGACGGGCTGCTGCCGACGGACGCGACGGGCTTTTTCATGGCCGGCGATGTGCGGGCGAATGAAAATCCGGAGCTCAGCTCACTGCAAACGCTGTTTGTGCGCGAGCACAATCGAGTTGCGGCTGACCTAGCGCAGAAGAATCCGACTTGGACCGACGAGCAGCTGTATCAGGCGGCCCGTAACATCGTGATCGGTGAAGTGCAGGTCATTACCTATAAGGAATGGCTGCCGACGCTGCTGGGGACGAATGCGATTCGTCCGTACAAGGGTTACGACGCGACGGTGAATCCGAGCATCGCTAATGAGTTTGCCACGGCGGCGTTTCGGCTGGGACACAGCATGCTCGGCGACGACATCGAGTTTCTCGATAACAACGGCGAAGAAGTGCGCGACGAAGTGTCGCTAGCCGAGGCTTTCTTCAATCCGACGCTGATTGAAGACAACAACATCGATCCGATTCTTAAGTATCTCGCTTCGGATCCTTCGTCGAAGATCGACAACCAGGTGGTCGGCAGTGTGCGGAACTTTTTGTTCGGACCACCCGGCGCTGGTGGCCTCGATCTAGCTAGTTTGAATATTCAGCGCGGCCGCGATCACGGCCTGGCCGATTACAACTCGCTGCGGGCTGCTTATGGATTGCCGAAGGTGGCGAACTTCGCGCAGATCACTTCCGATCCGCTGTTGCAGGGGAAGCTTCAATCGCTGTATGGCACGGTCGACAATATCGACGCCTGGGTCGGCATGCTGGCCGAGGATCATGTTCGCGGCGCGAGCGTCGGGCCGCTAGTGCAGCGAGTCATTGCCGATCAGTTCAGCCGCGTGCGGGATGGCGATCGCTTTTGGTACCAGCGATCGCTGAGCGGCAAGGAACTGCAGGATGTGGAAAAGACGACGCTAGCCGATGTCATTCGTCGCAATACGAACCTGACGAACGTGCAGCAGAACGTGTTCGTCTTCAAGGTCGAGATCTCCGGCCGCGTGGTAAACGACGCCAACGCCGATAGCTTGCTGACGAAGAACGAACCTGGGTTGAAGGGGCGGACGGTCGAACTCGTCGATTCCGACACGCTGGAGGTAATCGCGCAGGCGACCACCGATCCGGCTGGTCGCTATCGCTTTGATGTGCAGAGTGGGTTGGGTCTGGGCGAATATACGGTTCGTGAAGTCACGCCGAGCGGTTGGACGGAAACCGCAGCGCCGAAGGAAGCGATTCGCCTGACTCGCGGCGATCAACGGATCACGGAAGTGAACTTCGGTCAGACGCAAGGAACGGCGACGACGCCAACTACTCCCACCCCGCCGACCCCGCCGGCTCCTCCACCACCGCCGCCGCCAACTACTCCTACGACACCAACCAAACCGACGACGCCGACGTTGCCGCCGGCGCCTCCGACTGCTCCTCAGCAGCCCACGACTCCGCCGACGAAACCAACACCGCCTCCACCGCCACCGACCGCGCCGACGAATCCATCGTCGGGTGGTTCGACTGGAAGCGGATCCACGGGGAGTGGCGGTTCATCTGGCACCAGCCCGACAGCTCCACCGAAGCCGAGCAGTGGTAACAGCAACAGCTCGGGAACGCGTGGTATTGGTGAGAGCGTGGGCTCAGCAGTGCGTAATTAG